One Tachysurus vachellii isolate PV-2020 chromosome 18, HZAU_Pvac_v1, whole genome shotgun sequence DNA segment encodes these proteins:
- the tmem150b gene encoding modulator of macroautophagy TMEM150B, with the protein MWAWALLPVIFAVFGMLGIWTVFGLAVSNETVNLTVEFPYISTCGTYNPQSCLFSQICNICSVLALWVVIIRFQQVRDLNCASYVNTASLILGFISSVGISILGNFQQSVVMGAHLLGAFLAFFVGLAYFWLQVWLTYHAKPSQDKKWVGPARIIFCSLCTCLVVAMSVLHNTGYRSASAMCEWALVMCFFMLFGIFSAEFRHIDFHKLHVQKGFSEFNPELPPQESSEVEMTGQLTNTQTPVAKVKV; encoded by the exons ATGTGGGCATGGGCACTACTTCCTGTTATCTTTGCAGTGTTCGGCATGCTAGGCATCtggactgt GTTTGGTTTAGCCGTGTCCAATGAGACAGTAAATCTGACAGTCGAGTTTCCATACATCAG TACGTGTGGCACATATAACCCTCAGAGCTGTCTCTTCTCCCAGATATGCAACATCTGCTCTGTACTAG ctctgtgggTTGTGATAATAAGGTTCCAGCAGGTGAGGGATTTGAATTGTGCATCATATGTAAACACAGCCAGTCTGATTCTGGGGTTCATTTCATCAGTAGGAATTTCCATCCTGGGAAACTTCCAG CAATCAGTGGTGATGGGTGCTCACTTGTTGGGCGCCTTTCTGGCATTTTTTGTGGGTCTAGCATACTTCTGGCTTCAGGTGTGGCTCACTTACCATGCAAAACCATCACAAGACAAGAAGTGGGTGGGGCCTGCACGGATCATCTTCTGCAGTCTTTGCACTTGCTTGGTTGTTGCCA TGTCTGTGCTCCATAACACAGGCTACAGATCTGCATCTGCCATGTGTGAGTGGGCTTTGGTCATGTGCTTCTTCATGCTATTTGGCATTTTCTCTGCAGAGTTTCGACACATTGACTTCCATAAATTACACGTACAGAAGGGGTTCAGCGAATTTAACCCTGAACTTCCACCACAGGAAAGTAGCGAGGTGGAAATGACAGGACAGTtaaccaacacacaaacacctgttGCCAAAGTGAAAGTGTGA